One genomic segment of Hordeum vulgare subsp. vulgare chromosome 2H, MorexV3_pseudomolecules_assembly, whole genome shotgun sequence includes these proteins:
- the LOC123429371 gene encoding uncharacterized protein LOC123429371 produces the protein MGNCQAADAAAVVIQHPGDGKVERLHWPTTAADVMRRNPGHYVALVVLHHGSGGGVDVNPAVAGGGARITKVKLLKPRDTLHLGQVYRLITSQEVSKAVQTRRQERTRGCEGAIEQERPRLHRRRQPPRPRGDTAATTAASGEQRQPADHQERKRLEKDRHHRSIAAGRGGGRGRHWRPALQSITESSSSLGGHADCEDTSK, from the exons ATGGGGAACTGCCAGGCGGCGGACGCGGCGGCCGTGGTGATCCAGCACCCGGGCGACGGCAAGGTCGAGCGCCTCCACTGGCCGACCACCGCGGCGGACGTCATGCGCAGGAACCCCGGCCACTACGTCGCGCTCGTCGTCCTCCATCACGGCTCTGGCGGTGGCGTTGACGTCAACCCCGCCGTCGCCGGAGGAGGTGCGAGGATAACCAAGGTGAAGCTCCTCAAGCCCCGGGACACGCTCCACCTCGGCCAGGTCTACCGCCTCATCACCTCCCAAG AGGTGAGCAAGGCCGTGCAGACGAGGAGGCAGGAGAGGACGCGCGGCTGCGAGGGGGCGATCGAGCAGGAGCGGCCGCGGCTGCACCGGCGGCGCCAACCGCCGAGGCCGAGGGGCGACACCGCGGCAACCACGGCCGCCAGCGGAGAACAGAGGCAGCCCGCCGATCACCAGGAGCGGAAGCGGCTGGAGAAGGACCGGCACCACCGGAGCATCGCCGCGGGCCGCGGCGGAGGCAGAGGGCGGCACTGGCGCCCGGCGCTGCAGAGCATCAcagagtcgtcgtcgtcgttgggcGGACACGCCGACTGCGAGGACACATCTAAATGA
- the LOC123424595 gene encoding omega-3 fatty acid desaturase, chloroplastic-like produces the protein MARLLLPQCCCGLTPLPRPRRAVALPPSPALLASAAPRRALSLRVAVAAPTRLVTAEDDGSGSSSRAAAGQDGGEDPAAGFDPGAPPPFGLADIRAAIPKHCWVKDPWRSMGYVVRDVVVVLALAAAAARLDSWLAWPVYWAAQGTMFWALFVLGHDCGHGSFSNNPKLNSVVGHILHSSILVPYNGWRISHRTHHQNHGHVEKDESWHPLPEKLYRSLDSSTRKLRFALPFPMLAYPFYLWSRSPGKSGSHFHPSSDLFQPNEKNDILTSTTCWLAMAGLLAGLTAVMGPLQILKLYAVPYWIFVMWLDFVTYLHHHGHNDKLPWYRGKAWSYLRGGLTTLDRDYGWLNNIHHDIGTHVIHHLFPQIPHYHLVEATEAAKPVLGKYYREPDKSGPFPFHLFGALARSMKSDHYVSDTGDIIYYQTDPKLAAGAHTSD, from the exons ATGGCGCGCCTGCTCCTCCCCCAATGCTGCTGCGGCCTCACGCCCCTGCCCCGCCCGCGCCGCGCCGTCGCgctccctccctcgccggccctCCTCGCCTCCGCCGCGCCCCGCCGCGCGCTCTCGCTCCGCGTGGCCGTCGCCGCGCCCACCCGGCTCGTCACCGCCGAGGACGACGGCTCCGGCTCCTCCTCCCGTGCCGCCGCGGGGCAGGACGGTGGCGAGGATCCGGCCGCCGGGTTCGACCccggcgcgccgccgccgttcgggCTGGCGGACATCCGCGCCGCCATCCCCAAGCACTGCTGGGTCAAGGACCCCTGGCGCTCCATGGGGTACGTCGTGCGCGACGTCGTCGTCGTGctcgccctcgccgccgccgccgcccgcctcgaCAGCTGGCTCGCCTGGCCCGTCTACTGGGCCGCCCAGGGCACCATGTTCTGGGCGCTCTTCGTCCTCGGACACGACTG CGGCCATGGGAGCTTCTCCAACAACCCCAAGCTCAACAGCGTCGTCGGCCACATCCTCCACTCCTCCATCCTCGTGCCTTACAATGGCTG GAGGATTAGCCACAGGACGCACCACCAGAACCACGGCCACGTCGAGAAGGACGAGTCCTGGCACCCG CTCCCGGAGAAGCTGTACAGAAGCCTGGACAGTTCCACTCGGAAGCTTCGGTTCGCGCTACCGTTCCCGATGCTCGCCTACCCATTCTACTTG TGGTCAAGGAGTCCAGGGAAGTCAGGCTCGCATTTCCACCCGAGCAGCGATTTGTTCCAGCcgaacgagaagaacgacatacTGACGTCGACGACATGCTGGCTTGCCATGGCTGGCCTGCTCGCTGGGCTCACTGCCGTGATGGGGCCCCTTCAGATACTCAAGCTCTACGCCGTCCCCTACTGG ATTTTTGTTATGTGGCTGGACTTTGTCACCTACCTGCACCACCACGGCCACAACGACAAGCTTCCCTGGTATCGCGGAAAG GCATGGAGCTATCTGCGTGGGGGCCTGACAACGCTTGACAGGGACTACGGGTGGCTCAACAACATCCACCACGACATCGGGACTCACGTGATCCACCATCTTTTCCCGCAAATCCCGCATTACCATCTAGTGGAGGCG ACCGAGGCGGCGAAGCCAGTGCTAGGGAAGTACTACAGGGAGCCGGACAAGTCCGGCCCGTTCCCGTTCCACCTGTTTGGTGCGCTGGCGCGGAGCATGAAGAGTGACCACTACGTCAGCGACACCGGAGACATAATCTACTACCAAACTGACCCAAAACTCGCTGCCGGTGCACACACATCCGATTAA